The following DNA comes from Myxococcales bacterium.
GCGGCGCCTTCGGCAACAGGCACGACGTGCGGGCGCAGGGCTTCGTCAACAGCGTCGCTGAGCACCACGGGCGGCTGCCAGTTTCCTCCCACGAAGAGACTCGCCTCGATCTGCCTGCGCTCGACTTTGGGGTCGTGCAGCTCCCACACCGCCAGAGCCTTTCCGTTTGAAAGGGCCACCACCTGAAGTGCCGCTAGCTCCGCATTGTCTGTCTCGGATAAAACGACTGGTGGTGCCCATTGCCGTCCGTCGTGCATGGCTGCCACCACACGCCTCGCCAAGCGCCCCGGGGTGGGGAACGTTTGCCAGACCGCCCATGCCTTGCCTTCGCGCGCGGCCAAGCTGGGGAAGGCCGCGAGCTCGCTCGCCAGGCCCATTCAGCGCCGTGGGGAGAGACCATTGGCCGCCAGAGGGCCGGTACGTGGCAAGGATTGCCCCCGACGTCGGGAAGAACGCAGGGGTCAGGACCGACCACACCACGAGGGCACCACCCCGATCGTTCATGGCCACGGCGGGCTGCCGGAGATCTTCCCCCAGGTTGGCGTCGAGCACGAGCGGCTCTGACCAGGTGCCTTCCCGGCTCTCGAATTCGA
Coding sequences within:
- a CDS encoding Ig-like domain-containing protein; amino-acid sequence: MKPNSRRLPAILCLCALLAACDFDPGADSGQGPSALDDAGLRDGASAAGSQDGGAEVAGTFFVVSTTPEAGAKGVALDAGVTLTFSVPIDPSTLTAASVRLLDETGAELPASLMAEGAVAKLTPLAPLALLTGFRVEVSQNVRSQSGAGLVSSFSLEFESREGTWSEPLVLDANLGEDLRQPAVAMNDRGGALVVWSVLTPAFFPTSGAILATYRPSGGQWSLPTALNGPGERARGLPQLGRARRQGMGGLANVPHPGALGEACGGSHARRTAMGTTSRFIRDRQCGASGTSGGGPFKRKGSGGVGAARPQSRAQADRGESLRGRKLAAARGAQRRC